One region of Oryza sativa Japonica Group chromosome 5, ASM3414082v1 genomic DNA includes:
- the LOC107280909 gene encoding uncharacterized protein — MEDTGCSSWTPLVMTKEEGRVGRRRKFVTPWKKAAQEVGDGGAEDRVERLAAAASSSTALSPRVTLDGSNVGGKRGKKRKSPCVAMPFFRTPLSRMLLSPSIRIRSPSIQQRTSPSATTHGICQGREQRTMDIDLNLEPGDTYAATDPGEAGFDHSAATDAQGNGEAGFDHSAATDAQGNGEAGFDPFDSNADDDVLVTLEEIGVDPGQENVQPQFDPFFDSDVDDAILVPQENTHKNVVLDNDKRRAIFDAMLVKARKGYLKGHESKEVSAKFSVPIRTVQRIWKKGKSCLDQGISVDVASGRSRCGRKKKVVDVSCLEDISILSRTTIQDVATQLGVSTSKVYRMKKEGAIKRVSSSLDPHLTDQNKIDRLKWCIEMLDPRSVPHNLVFKPLFDFIFIDEKWFNITRKTVRYYAAPTASRRIRTIQNKNFIPKIMILTALARPRFDSNGNCIFDGKIGCFPFVTYTAAKRSSVNRPAGTIEMKPIESITKEVIRSFMIEKVLPAVRAKWPREDAGKPIYIQQDNARPHIAPDDRMFCEAAKQDGFNIKLVCQPANSPDLNVLDLGFFNSIQSIQYKSASTTTEELVAAIDRAFEDYPVRLSNRIFLSLHACMREVIEVLGDNSYDLPHIKKGVLERQGRLPLQLRCDAKSVNNANNYLRTMADT, encoded by the exons ATGGAAGATACTGGGTGTTCTTCCTGGACGCCGTTGGTCATGACGAAGGAGGAGGGCAGGGTAGGTAGACGTCGCAAATTTGTCACACCATGGAAGAAAGCGGCTCaggaggtcggcgacggcggtgcagAGGATCGTGTcgagcgcctcgccgccgcggcttcGTCCTCAACTGCTCTCTCTCCAAG GGTTACACTAGATGGGTCCAATGTTGGAGGGAAAAGAGGCAAAAAAAGGAAGTCTCCCTGCGTGGCAATGCCATTCTTTAGAACCCCGTTGAGCAGAATGTTACTGTCCCCTAGCATACGGATAAGGTCTCCTTCTATACAACAACGAACATCACCTTCTGCTACAACCCATGGAATTTGTCAAGGTCGAGAGCAAAGAACAATGGATATTGATTTAAATTTGGAACCGGGAGATACATATGCTGCCACAGATCCCGGAGAGGCTGGATTTGATCACAGTGCTGCCACAGATGCTCAAGGCAATGGAGAGGCTGGATTCGATCACAGTGCTGCCACAGATGCTCAAGGCAATGGAGAGGCTGGATTTGATCCCTTCGATTCAaatgctgatgatgatgtccTAGTCACTCTAGAGGAGATAGGTGTTGACCCTGGCCAGGAGAATGTACAGCCTCAGTTTGATCCTTTCTTCGATTCTGATGTTGATGATGCTATCCTAGTTCCTCAGGAGAATACACACAAGAATGTCGTGCTTGATAATGACAAACGGAGAGCAATCTTTGACGCCATGCTTGTAAAGGCAAGAAAAGGATATTTGAAGGGCCATGAGAGCAAGGAGGTTTCAGCTAAATTCTCGGTGCCTATCAGGACAGTACAGCGGATATGGAAAAAAGGCAAAAGCTGTTTGGATCAAGGTATTTCAGTTGATGTTGCGAGTGGAAGATCTAGGTGTGGCAGAAAGAAGAAGGTGGTGGATGTGTCCTGTCTCGAAGATATTTCAATATTGAGCCGCACCACAATACAGGATGTAGCTACTCAACTTGGTGTTAGCACGAGTAAGGTCTACAGAATGAAAAAAGAGGGTGCTATAAAGCGTGTATCTAGCTCATTGGATCCCCACTTGACAGACCAAAACAAAATTGATCGGCTGAAGTGGTGTATTGAAATGCTTGACCCAAGGAGTGTGCCTCACAATCTTGTCTTCAAACCACTGTTTGATTTCATTTTCATAGATGAGAAGTGGTTCAACATTACGAGGAAGACTGTGCGATATTACGCAGCTCCAACTGCCTCGCGTCGCATCAGGACAATTCAAAACAAAAACTTCATCCCAAAAATAATGATCTTAACAGCTCTCGCCAGACCAAGGTTTGACTCAAATGGAAACTGCATCtttgatggaaaaattggatgTTTTCCTTTTGTGACATACACAGCTGCAAAGAGGTCAAGTGTGAACCGTCCTGCAGGGACAATCGAGATGAAGCCCATTGAGTCAATCACAAAGGAGGTAATCCGAAGCTTCATGATAGAAAAGGTATTGCCAGCTGTTCGGGCTAAGTGGCCTCGTGAAGACGCTGGCAAACCTATATACATCCAGCAGGATAATGCTCGGCCTCATATTGCACCGGACGACAGAATGTTTTGTGAGGCCGCGAAGCAAGACGGCTTTAACATCAAACTTGTTTGCCAGCCGGCAAATTCCCCAGATTTGAATGTCTTGGATCTGGGTTTCTTCAACTCCATTCAGTCCATCCAGTACAAATCAGCCTCAACAACAACAGAAGAACTTGTAGCCGCCATCGATCGAGCATTTGAAGATTATCCAGTGAGGCTATCAAACAGGATTTTCTTGTCTCTTCACGCATGCATGAGGGAAGTCATAGAAGTACTCGGTGACAACTCCTATGATCTTCCACACATAAAAAAAGGAGTGCTTGAAAGGCAAGGTCGCCTTCCTTTGCAACTAAGGTGTGATGCTAAGTCAGTAAATAATGCTAACAATTATCTCAG GACCATGGCAGATACCTGA
- the LOC107276353 gene encoding uncharacterized protein — protein sequence MVGGGAGADAGIDRVLWTEAEIAARVSEVAAELAADLRALREPAVVVGVATGAFLFLADLVRRVDAPLAVDLVRAESYGDGTESSGRPRITSDLKVDVAGKHVVVVEDIVDTGNTVSCLIAYLEKKGASSISVCTFLDKPARRTANFQLVGDGKFYRGFECPDSFVVGYGMDYAELYRNLPYVGVLKAEMYKKDTSN from the exons atggtgggcggcggcgccggcgcagacGCCGGCATCGACCGGGTGCTGTGGACGGAGGCCGAGATCGCCGCCCGGGTGTCGGAGGtggccgccgagctcgccgccgacctccgcgcCCTGCGCgagcccgccgtcgtcgtcggcgtcgccacGGGGGCGTTCCTCTTCCTCGCCGACCTGGTCCGCCGCGTCgacgcgccgctcgccgtggaCCTCGTGCGCGCCGAGTCGTACGGCGACGGCACCGAGTCCAGCGGCCGGCCGCGGATCACCTCCGACCTCAAAGTCGACGTCGCCGGGAAGCACGTCGTGGTG GTGGAAGATATTGTGGACACTGGGAATACTGTTTCCTGTCTTATTGCTTATTTAGAAAAGAAAGGAGCATCATCCATATCAGTCTGCACTTTTCTTGACAAACCGGCAAGGAGAACTGCTAATTTTCAGCTAGTGGGGGATGGAAAATTTTATAGAGGTTTTGAG tgCCCAGATTCCTTTGTTGTTGGATATGGCATGGATTATGCTGAACTCTACCGCAACCTGCCTTATGTTGGAGTTCTTAAGGCCGAGATGTACAAAAAAGATACAAGCAATTAG
- the LOC4337993 gene encoding ubiquitin-conjugating enzyme E2 2, whose amino-acid sequence MSTPARKRLMRDFKRLMQDPPAGISGAPQDNNIMLWNAVIFGPDDTPWDGGTFKLTLQFTEDYPNKPPTVRFVSRMFHPNIYADGSICLDILQNQWSPIYDVAAILTSIQSLLCDPNPNSPANSEAARLFSENKREYNRKVREIVEQSWTAD is encoded by the exons ATGTCGACGCCAGCAAGGAAGAGGTTGATGAGGGATTTCAAACGACTGATGCAGGATCCTCCAGCTGGCATAAGTGGGGCCCCACAGGACAACAATATAATGCTTTGGAATGCTGTAATTTTTGG CCCTGATGATACTCCTTGGGATGGAG GTACGTTCAAGCTGACACTTCAGTTTACTGAAGATTATCCTAACAAGCCACCTACAGTGCGATTTGTTTCTCGGATGTTTCATCCTAACA TTTATGCTGATGGGAGCATATGCTTAGATATACTACAAAACCAGTGGAGCCCCATATATGATGTAGCTGCTATACTCACATCCATCCAG TCGCTGCTTTGCGATCCAAACCCAAATTCACCTGCCAACTCTGAAGCTGCCCGCCTATTCAGTGAGAACAAGCGGGAATACAACCGAAAAGTTCGTGAGATAGTGGAGCAGAGCTGGACCGCGGACTGA